A stretch of the Streptomyces sp. NBC_01428 genome encodes the following:
- a CDS encoding ribonuclease domain-containing protein: MLPRPSPRTFAGPLTAVLLACLALLLTGCSSTDTAAPGDRATTASGSAALPSWVGDRPTVSAAELPAEGRATLALIDRGGPYPYAKDGAVFGNFERELPQRPRGYYHEYTVRTPGEGDRGARRIVTGQSGEIYYTDDHYDSFKAVLR; this comes from the coding sequence ATGCTGCCACGGCCGTCCCCTCGCACGTTCGCGGGCCCTTTGACGGCCGTTCTGCTGGCCTGTCTCGCGCTGCTGCTCACGGGCTGCTCGTCGACGGACACCGCCGCCCCGGGCGACCGTGCCACCACCGCGAGCGGGTCCGCGGCCCTGCCCTCCTGGGTGGGCGACCGGCCGACCGTCAGCGCCGCCGAACTACCGGCCGAGGGCCGTGCGACGCTCGCCCTCATCGACCGGGGCGGCCCGTACCCGTACGCCAAGGACGGAGCCGTCTTCGGCAACTTCGAGCGGGAGCTGCCGCAGCGCCCCCGGGGGTACTACCACGAGTACACCGTGCGGACGCCCGGCGAGGGCGACCGGGGCGCCCGACGCATCGTCACCGGGCAGAGCGGGGAGATCTACTACACCGATGATCACTACGACTCGTTCAAGGCGGTGCTGAGATGA
- a CDS encoding barstar family protein, whose protein sequence is MTRGPLAEVCHAAGWQVSELDLSGVLDKAGFMARCVRALDLPEWFGRNWDALADVLGDPDWGPATPGRLLVVSGWRPYARARPAEWETAQGILEAASGHYQQFDATLSVVLVLGGSDQLPPDLPG, encoded by the coding sequence ATGACCCGTGGGCCGCTCGCGGAGGTGTGCCACGCGGCCGGGTGGCAGGTCAGCGAGCTCGACCTCTCCGGCGTTCTCGACAAGGCCGGCTTCATGGCCCGCTGCGTCCGCGCCCTCGACCTGCCCGAGTGGTTCGGCCGGAACTGGGACGCGCTCGCCGACGTCCTGGGCGACCCCGACTGGGGACCCGCCACCCCGGGCAGGCTCCTCGTGGTGAGCGGCTGGCGCCCGTACGCGCGGGCACGGCCCGCCGAGTGGGAGACCGCCCAGGGGATCCTGGAGGCGGCCTCCGGCCACTACCAGCAGTTCGACGCCACGCTGTCGGTCGTCCTCGTCCTTGGAGGATCCGACCAATTGCCCCCTGACCTGCCTGGATGA
- a CDS encoding GuaB1 family IMP dehydrogenase-related protein, translating to MRFLNDIQPPYDLTYDDVFMVPSRSAVGSRQGVDLSSPDGTGTTIPLVVANMTAIAGRRMAETVARRGGLVVIPQDIPIEVITEVVSWVKGRPLVLDTPIVLAPHQTVADALALLPKRAHNAGVVVDEDGRPVGVVTDADLTGVDRFTQLSEVMSKDLLLLDADIEPREAFNRLDGANRRYAPAVDADGRLAGILTRKGALRATLYTPATDADGKLRIAAAVGINGDVAGKAKQLLDAGVDTLVIDTAHGHQESMISAVRTVRALDPQVPIVAGNIVAAEGVKDLIDAGADIIKVGVGPGAMCTTRMMTGVGRPQFSAVLECAAEAKKYGKHVWADGGVRHPRDVAMALAAGASNVMIGSWFAGTYESPGDLQQDANGRLYKESFGMASARAVKNRTSEESAYDRARKALFEEGISTSRMFLDPSRPGVEDLIDSIIAGVRSSCTYAGANSLEEFAENAIVGIQSAAGYAEGKPLHASWS from the coding sequence GTGCGTTTCCTCAACGACATCCAGCCCCCGTACGACCTGACGTACGACGACGTGTTCATGGTGCCCAGCCGCTCCGCGGTCGGCTCGCGTCAGGGCGTGGACCTCAGCTCTCCGGACGGCACGGGCACCACCATCCCGCTCGTCGTCGCCAACATGACGGCGATCGCCGGCCGGCGGATGGCGGAGACCGTCGCCCGCCGCGGTGGCCTCGTCGTCATCCCGCAGGACATCCCGATCGAGGTCATCACCGAGGTCGTCTCCTGGGTCAAGGGGCGCCCCCTGGTGCTCGACACCCCGATCGTCCTCGCACCCCACCAGACCGTCGCCGACGCACTGGCGCTGCTGCCCAAGCGCGCCCACAACGCGGGCGTCGTCGTGGACGAGGACGGCCGCCCGGTCGGCGTGGTCACCGACGCCGACCTCACCGGCGTGGACCGCTTCACGCAGCTGTCCGAGGTCATGTCCAAGGACCTGCTGCTCCTCGACGCGGACATCGAGCCCCGCGAGGCGTTCAACCGGCTCGACGGCGCCAACCGCCGCTACGCGCCCGCCGTGGACGCGGACGGCCGGCTCGCCGGCATCCTCACCCGCAAGGGCGCCCTGCGCGCCACGCTGTACACGCCGGCCACCGACGCCGACGGCAAGCTGCGCATCGCCGCCGCCGTGGGCATCAACGGCGACGTGGCCGGCAAGGCCAAGCAGCTCCTCGACGCGGGCGTCGACACCCTCGTCATCGACACCGCGCACGGCCACCAGGAGTCGATGATCAGTGCCGTGCGCACCGTTCGCGCGCTGGACCCGCAGGTGCCGATCGTCGCGGGCAACATCGTCGCCGCCGAGGGCGTCAAGGACCTCATCGACGCGGGCGCCGACATCATCAAGGTCGGCGTCGGCCCCGGCGCGATGTGCACCACCCGCATGATGACCGGGGTCGGCCGGCCGCAGTTCTCCGCCGTCCTCGAGTGCGCCGCCGAGGCCAAGAAGTACGGCAAGCACGTGTGGGCCGACGGTGGTGTCCGCCACCCGCGCGACGTCGCGATGGCGCTCGCCGCCGGCGCGTCCAACGTCATGATCGGCTCCTGGTTCGCCGGGACCTACGAGTCCCCGGGCGACCTCCAGCAGGACGCCAACGGCCGCCTGTACAAGGAGTCGTTCGGCATGGCGTCGGCGCGCGCGGTCAAGAACCGCACCAGTGAGGAGTCGGCGTACGACCGGGCCCGCAAGGCACTGTTCGAGGAGGGCATCTCCACCTCGCGCATGTTCCTCGACCCGTCCCGCCCGGGCGTCGAGGACCTGATCGACTCGATCATCGCGGGCGTCCGGTCCTCCTGCACCTACGCGGGCGCCAACTCCCTGGAGGAGTTCGCCGAGAACGCGATCGTCGGCATCCAGAGCGCCGCCGGCTACGCCGAGGGCAAGCCGCTGCACGCCAGCTGGAGCTAG
- a CDS encoding amino acid permease, whose product MLDHGAPPQSRTTSSPPSPGFGARLMRRKPVERLVAEGGQGEGGSLRRSLGLWQLTMISIGATLGTGIFVVLGEAVPKAGPAVTLSFVIAGLTALFSALSYAELAGTIPVAGSSYSYAYATMGELIAWICGWCLVLEYGVSVAAVAVGWGEYLNELLDGTIGVTIPDALSAPPGDGGVFNLPALIVVLLAMAFLLGGAKESARANTVMVTVKIAALVMFCAIGIQGFRSGNYEHFMPLGMAGVSAAGATLFFSYIGFDAASTAGEEAKDAQRDLPRAIMLSLVIVTALYVLVAAVAVGAKPWRRFNDSEAALAEIMKDVTGQTFWGTLLAACAVIAIASVVLTVLYGQTRILFAMSRDGLVPKIFARVDPKTGTPRANTVIVSLFCGVLAAAIPLGQLADATSIGTLFAFALVNIAVVVLRRTRPGMRRTFRVPLAPVLPAIGFLLCLWMMASLSAVTWVVFGVWMAVGLVFYFSYGYRRSRMATAETVSEQP is encoded by the coding sequence GTGCTCGACCACGGCGCACCCCCGCAGTCCCGAACCACCTCGTCCCCACCGTCCCCGGGGTTCGGCGCGCGCCTGATGCGCCGCAAGCCCGTGGAACGCCTGGTCGCGGAGGGTGGCCAGGGCGAGGGAGGCTCGCTGCGCCGCTCCCTCGGGCTGTGGCAGCTCACGATGATCAGCATCGGTGCCACGCTCGGCACCGGCATCTTCGTCGTCCTCGGCGAGGCCGTCCCCAAGGCCGGACCCGCGGTCACCCTCTCCTTCGTGATCGCCGGCCTCACCGCGCTCTTCTCCGCCCTCTCCTACGCCGAACTGGCGGGCACCATCCCGGTCGCCGGGTCGTCGTACTCGTACGCGTACGCAACGATGGGCGAACTGATCGCCTGGATCTGCGGCTGGTGTCTCGTCCTGGAGTACGGCGTCTCGGTCGCGGCCGTCGCGGTCGGCTGGGGCGAGTACCTGAACGAACTGCTCGACGGCACCATAGGCGTCACCATCCCGGACGCGCTGTCCGCGCCGCCCGGCGACGGAGGCGTCTTCAACCTGCCGGCCCTCATCGTCGTCCTGCTCGCCATGGCGTTCCTGCTCGGCGGGGCCAAGGAGTCGGCGCGCGCCAACACCGTCATGGTGACCGTGAAGATCGCCGCGCTGGTGATGTTCTGCGCGATCGGCATCCAGGGCTTCCGCTCGGGCAACTACGAGCACTTCATGCCGCTCGGCATGGCGGGCGTCAGCGCCGCCGGTGCCACGCTGTTCTTCTCCTACATCGGCTTCGACGCGGCCTCCACGGCCGGCGAGGAGGCCAAGGACGCGCAGCGCGACCTGCCGCGCGCGATCATGCTGTCGCTGGTCATCGTGACCGCGCTGTACGTCCTGGTCGCGGCCGTCGCCGTCGGTGCGAAGCCCTGGCGCCGCTTCAACGACTCCGAGGCCGCGCTCGCCGAGATCATGAAGGACGTCACCGGTCAGACCTTCTGGGGGACGCTGCTGGCGGCCTGTGCGGTCATCGCCATCGCCAGCGTCGTGCTCACCGTGCTGTACGGCCAGACCCGCATCCTGTTCGCGATGTCCCGGGACGGTCTCGTCCCCAAGATCTTCGCCCGCGTCGACCCGAAGACCGGCACGCCGCGTGCCAACACGGTGATCGTCTCGCTGTTCTGCGGTGTCCTCGCCGCCGCGATCCCGCTCGGCCAGCTCGCCGACGCCACCAGCATCGGCACGCTCTTCGCCTTCGCGCTGGTCAACATCGCCGTCGTGGTGCTGCGCCGGACGCGCCCGGGCATGCGCCGCACTTTCCGGGTCCCGCTCGCGCCGGTGCTGCCCGCGATCGGCTTCCTGCTGTGCCTGTGGATGATGGCCAGTCTCTCCGCCGTCACCTGGGTGGTCTTCGGTGTCTGGATGGCCGTCGGGCTCGTGTTCTACTTCAGTTACGGCTATCGCCGGTCCCGTATGGCGACCGCGGAGACCGTCTCCGAGCAACCGTAG
- a CDS encoding Lrp/AsnC family transcriptional regulator, which produces MLNDLDERIVHALAEDARRSYADIGQQVGLSAPAVKRRVDRLRATGAITGFTVRVDPAALGWETEGFVEIYCRRNTSPETIQRGLERYQEVVAASTVTGEADAVVQVFASDMRHFERVLERIAGESFVERTKSVLVLSPLLRRFSSGSPT; this is translated from the coding sequence GTGCTGAACGATCTCGACGAACGCATCGTGCACGCCCTCGCCGAGGACGCCCGCCGCTCCTACGCCGACATCGGGCAACAGGTCGGCCTGTCCGCGCCCGCGGTGAAGCGGCGGGTCGACCGGCTGCGGGCCACCGGCGCCATCACCGGGTTCACCGTCCGGGTGGACCCGGCGGCGCTCGGCTGGGAGACCGAGGGGTTCGTCGAGATCTACTGCCGCCGCAACACCTCGCCGGAGACGATCCAGCGTGGTCTCGAGCGGTACCAGGAAGTCGTGGCCGCCTCCACCGTCACCGGGGAGGCGGACGCGGTCGTGCAGGTCTTCGCCTCGGACATGCGGCACTTCGAGCGGGTGCTGGAACGGATCGCGGGGGAGTCGTTCGTGGAACGGACGAAGTCCGTTCTCGTGCTGTCGCCGCTGCTGCGGAGGTTTTCCTCGGGGTCACCCACGTAG
- a CDS encoding GntR family transcriptional regulator, which yields MPARHEEIAEELRRAIDREEYTVGSLLPAETDLAAQYGVSRGTVRQAVAALTAEGLIGSRQGARRVVLASRRSQSFAELRSFAQWARAMGREATGHVVSQEYLPATAADAVRLQLRERTPVLHVLRVRGLDGEPVLLERTVYADWISPAVAAIEPECPSVTQRLFEDTGLVFAYGEHVIDAVAAGAQDADLLGVRRTSPLLRVRRVTTTREGRPVEWSDDRYRSDAVSFSVHNSMDNNALARQTAE from the coding sequence ATGCCGGCGCGACACGAGGAGATCGCCGAGGAGCTGCGGCGGGCGATCGACCGGGAGGAGTACACCGTGGGCAGCCTGCTGCCCGCGGAGACCGACCTCGCCGCCCAGTACGGCGTCTCGCGCGGCACGGTCCGCCAGGCGGTCGCGGCCCTGACCGCCGAGGGGCTGATCGGCTCCCGCCAGGGCGCCCGCCGCGTGGTCCTGGCCAGCCGCCGCAGCCAGAGCTTCGCCGAGCTGCGCAGTTTCGCCCAGTGGGCGCGCGCGATGGGCCGCGAGGCGACCGGGCACGTGGTGTCGCAGGAGTACCTTCCGGCCACGGCGGCGGACGCCGTCCGGCTGCAACTGCGGGAAAGGACACCGGTGTTGCACGTGCTGCGGGTCCGCGGACTGGACGGCGAGCCGGTCCTGCTGGAGCGCACGGTGTACGCGGACTGGATCTCGCCCGCCGTGGCGGCCATCGAGCCCGAGTGCCCGTCCGTCACACAGCGCCTCTTCGAGGACACCGGGCTGGTCTTCGCGTACGGCGAGCACGTCATCGACGCCGTCGCCGCGGGCGCGCAGGATGCCGACCTCCTCGGCGTCCGCCGCACCAGCCCCCTGCTGCGGGTCCGCCGCGTCACCACCACCCGCGAGGGCCGCCCGGTCGAATGGTCCGACGACCGCTACCGCTCGGACGCGGTCAGTTTCAGCGTCCACAACTCGATGGACAACAACGCCCTGGCACGACAGACGGCCGAATAG
- a CDS encoding ABC transporter substrate-binding protein, which translates to MTVFLPRTALLTGGLAVAAALTLSACGAAPDDKATTADGKSAATATSAADLGGLDALVKAAKKEGTLHAIALPRDWANYGALIDGFTKKYGIKIDVESPDGSSQDEITAVTSRKGQDRAPDVLDLGSSFALSAAQQGLLAPYKVAAFGDIPEGQKDAAGRWFNDYGGYISIGCDAKKVKECPTTFKDLLKPQYKGQVALNGNPTKSGSAFGGVYAASLASGGSFDDIQPGLDFFAKLKKNGNYTPVESTPATVEKGETPISIDWDYLNAGYADEFKSKGVDWKVAIPSDGQFAQYYSQAVNKDAPHPAAARLWQEYLYSAEGQNLWLKGYARPVLMPAMDKAGTLDKTAAAKLPAVTGTPSFPTEDQQSKAKTVLGQGWGKAVSG; encoded by the coding sequence GTGACCGTGTTCCTGCCGAGGACCGCCCTCCTCACCGGCGGCCTCGCCGTCGCCGCAGCCCTCACCCTGAGCGCCTGCGGCGCCGCCCCCGACGACAAGGCGACCACCGCCGACGGCAAGAGCGCGGCCACCGCGACCTCCGCCGCGGACCTCGGCGGCCTCGACGCCCTGGTCAAGGCCGCGAAGAAGGAGGGCACGCTGCACGCGATCGCCCTCCCCCGTGACTGGGCCAACTACGGCGCCCTGATCGACGGCTTCACCAAGAAGTACGGCATCAAGATCGATGTCGAGAGCCCCGACGGCTCCAGCCAGGACGAGATCACCGCCGTCACCTCGCGCAAGGGCCAGGACCGCGCCCCGGACGTCCTCGACCTCGGCAGCTCCTTCGCCCTGAGCGCCGCCCAGCAGGGACTGCTCGCCCCCTACAAGGTGGCCGCCTTCGGTGACATCCCCGAGGGCCAGAAGGACGCCGCCGGCCGCTGGTTCAACGACTACGGCGGCTACATCTCCATCGGCTGCGACGCCAAGAAGGTCAAGGAGTGCCCGACGACCTTCAAGGACCTGCTCAAGCCGCAGTACAAGGGCCAGGTCGCCCTCAACGGCAACCCGACCAAGTCCGGTTCGGCGTTCGGCGGCGTGTACGCGGCCTCGCTCGCGAGCGGCGGCTCCTTCGACGACATCCAGCCCGGCCTCGACTTCTTCGCCAAGCTGAAGAAGAACGGCAACTACACGCCCGTCGAGTCGACCCCGGCCACCGTCGAGAAGGGCGAGACGCCCATCAGCATCGACTGGGACTATCTGAACGCCGGTTACGCCGACGAGTTCAAGTCCAAGGGCGTCGACTGGAAGGTCGCCATCCCCTCCGACGGCCAGTTCGCCCAGTACTACTCCCAGGCCGTCAACAAGGACGCGCCGCACCCCGCGGCCGCCCGCCTGTGGCAGGAGTACCTCTACAGCGCCGAGGGCCAGAACCTCTGGCTCAAGGGCTACGCCCGCCCGGTCCTGATGCCCGCGATGGACAAGGCCGGCACGCTCGACAAGACGGCCGCCGCGAAGCTCCCCGCGGTCACCGGGACGCCGAGCTTCCCGACCGAGGACCAGCAGAGCAAGGCCAAGACCGTGCTCGGTCAGGGCTGGGGCAAGGCCGTCTCCGGATGA
- a CDS encoding ABC transporter permease encodes MTTALTEAPADVAPAAAPRQRRRRRAPGWLAVAPLLVFVAIAFGIPALAMLNGAFTVKDQATGASSYTMDNLTGSFQGAYLTALIGSVKLSAVSAGIATVLGLPLAQAVVTSRFRALREAVLTASGVLANFGGVPLAFAFVATLGNSGVLTRHLGLADKGWSLYSFWGLVIVYLYFLIPLMVLTITPALDGLRSQWREAAQNNGATSVQYWRHVALPVLAPSLLGGLVLLFGSAFAAYATAAAMVGSAVPLVTLQIADAISGNVLVGQENVALALSLDMVLIAGLVMAVYLPLQRRSARWLA; translated from the coding sequence ATGACCACCGCTCTCACCGAGGCCCCGGCCGACGTGGCGCCCGCCGCTGCCCCCCGGCAGCGGCGGCGCCGCCGCGCGCCCGGCTGGCTCGCCGTCGCCCCCCTGCTCGTCTTCGTGGCGATCGCCTTCGGCATCCCCGCCCTCGCCATGCTCAACGGCGCTTTCACCGTCAAGGACCAGGCGACCGGCGCCAGTTCGTACACGATGGACAACCTGACCGGCTCGTTCCAGGGCGCCTACCTGACCGCCCTGATCGGCAGCGTCAAACTGTCCGCGGTCTCCGCGGGCATCGCGACCGTCCTCGGACTGCCGCTCGCCCAGGCCGTGGTGACCTCCCGCTTCCGCGCGCTGCGCGAGGCCGTGCTCACCGCCTCCGGCGTCCTCGCCAACTTCGGCGGCGTCCCGCTGGCCTTCGCCTTCGTCGCCACCCTCGGCAACTCCGGTGTCCTGACCCGGCATCTCGGCCTGGCCGACAAGGGCTGGAGCCTCTACAGCTTCTGGGGCCTGGTCATCGTCTACCTGTACTTCCTGATCCCGCTCATGGTCCTCACCATCACGCCCGCCCTCGACGGACTGCGCTCGCAGTGGCGCGAGGCGGCGCAGAACAACGGCGCGACCTCCGTCCAGTACTGGCGGCACGTGGCCCTGCCCGTGCTCGCTCCCTCGCTGCTCGGCGGCCTGGTGCTCCTGTTCGGCAGCGCCTTCGCCGCGTACGCCACCGCCGCCGCCATGGTCGGCAGCGCCGTCCCGCTGGTCACCCTCCAGATCGCCGACGCCATCTCCGGCAACGTGCTGGTCGGCCAGGAGAACGTGGCGCTCGCCCTCAGCCTCGACATGGTCCTCATCGCGGGCCTGGTCATGGCCGTGTACCTGCCCCTGCAACGACGGAGCGCGCGATGGCTCGCCTGA
- a CDS encoding ABC transporter permease: MARLNLWRWVVLALAALYFLVPMAASVIFTVDVPGQGVTFDAYSQIVSADGFVSSLLLSLELALATIVVVLLLMVPATVALRLGSPRLRPVVEVVCSLPLVVPPIAFVAGMATVLKWGPEHLSRTPLFQTFVAIQNPDFPVVLVLAYVVMALPFVYRALDAGLRAVDVRTLVEAARSCGASWPQALVRAVLPNLRGALLNSSFLTLALVLGEFTVARLLGYQPFAVWIYNVGGSQAQMSVAVSVLSLFVTWALLLALAGFGGRSRTASASRG, translated from the coding sequence ATGGCTCGCCTGAACCTGTGGCGCTGGGTGGTCCTCGCCCTCGCCGCGCTGTACTTCCTGGTGCCCATGGCCGCGTCCGTGATCTTCACGGTCGACGTGCCCGGGCAGGGCGTCACCTTCGACGCCTACAGCCAGATCGTCTCCGCCGACGGCTTCGTCTCCAGCCTGCTGCTCTCGCTGGAACTCGCCCTCGCCACCATCGTCGTGGTGCTGCTCCTCATGGTGCCGGCCACCGTCGCGCTGCGGCTCGGCTCGCCCCGGCTGCGGCCGGTCGTCGAGGTGGTGTGCTCGCTGCCCCTGGTCGTCCCGCCGATCGCCTTCGTCGCCGGCATGGCCACCGTCCTCAAGTGGGGACCCGAACATCTCTCGCGCACCCCGCTGTTCCAGACCTTCGTGGCCATCCAGAACCCGGACTTCCCGGTGGTGCTCGTCCTCGCGTACGTGGTGATGGCGCTGCCGTTCGTCTACCGGGCCCTGGACGCCGGACTGCGCGCCGTCGACGTGCGCACCCTCGTCGAGGCCGCCCGCAGCTGCGGCGCGAGCTGGCCGCAGGCGCTCGTCCGGGCGGTGCTGCCCAATCTGCGCGGCGCACTGCTCAACTCCTCCTTCCTCACCCTCGCCCTGGTGCTCGGCGAGTTCACGGTCGCCCGGCTCCTCGGCTACCAGCCGTTCGCCGTGTGGATCTACAACGTCGGCGGCTCGCAGGCCCAGATGTCCGTCGCCGTCTCCGTGCTCAGCCTGTTCGTCACCTGGGCCCTGCTCCTCGCGCTCGCCGGATTCGGCGGCCGCTCCCGTACCGCTTCCGCCTCCCGGGGATGA
- a CDS encoding ABC transporter ATP-binding protein has product MTMTLATLEKAATVEFRGLRREFGPTVALDGLDLTVRPGELLALLGPSGCGKTTALRMLAGFEHPDSGEVLVDGEDVTRVPAHRRDAGMVFQSYSLFPHLSAVDNVAFGLRMRKVRTAERRARAAELLDLVGLADKGEQYPHQLSGGQQQRVALARALALRPRVLLLDEPLSALDAKVRLSLREEISRLQQELGITTLFVTHDQEEALSMADRVAVMRSGKLEQCAAPAELYGRPATAFVAEFVGTMSRIPGTLDGESVEVLGRRLPVDGEAPAAREVDVLVRPEAVRVSADESGDARLVATAFLGAATRVTVRLADGTEVKADLPTHEAAALAPGAPVTVTLPERPVLVAARTS; this is encoded by the coding sequence ATGACCATGACCCTCGCCACGCTCGAAAAGGCCGCCACCGTCGAATTCCGCGGACTGCGGCGGGAGTTCGGTCCGACCGTCGCCCTCGACGGCCTTGACCTCACCGTCCGGCCCGGCGAACTCCTCGCCCTGCTCGGCCCCTCCGGCTGCGGCAAGACCACCGCCCTGCGCATGCTCGCCGGCTTCGAACACCCCGACTCCGGCGAGGTGCTGGTCGACGGCGAGGACGTCACCCGGGTCCCGGCGCACCGCCGCGACGCCGGGATGGTCTTCCAGTCGTACAGCCTCTTCCCGCATCTGAGCGCCGTCGACAACGTCGCCTTCGGGCTGCGGATGCGCAAGGTCCGCACGGCCGAACGGCGCGCTCGGGCCGCCGAGTTGCTCGACCTGGTCGGCCTCGCGGACAAGGGGGAGCAGTACCCGCACCAGCTCTCCGGCGGTCAGCAGCAGCGCGTCGCGCTGGCCCGCGCGCTCGCCCTGCGGCCCCGCGTGCTGCTGCTCGACGAACCGCTGTCGGCCCTGGACGCCAAGGTGCGCCTCTCGCTGCGCGAGGAGATCAGCCGCCTCCAGCAGGAACTCGGGATCACCACCCTGTTCGTGACGCACGACCAGGAAGAGGCGTTGTCCATGGCGGACCGGGTCGCGGTGATGCGGTCCGGGAAGCTCGAACAGTGCGCGGCGCCCGCCGAGTTGTACGGGCGTCCCGCCACCGCCTTCGTCGCCGAGTTCGTCGGCACGATGAGCCGGATACCCGGGACGCTCGACGGCGAGTCGGTCGAGGTCCTCGGCCGGCGCCTGCCGGTGGACGGGGAGGCGCCCGCCGCACGGGAGGTGGACGTGCTGGTCCGGCCGGAGGCGGTACGGGTGAGCGCCGACGAGTCGGGTGACGCGCGGCTCGTGGCCACCGCGTTCCTCGGCGCGGCCACCCGGGTCACCGTGCGGCTCGCCGACGGCACCGAGGTCAAGGCCGACCTGCCCACGCACGAGGCCGCGGCCCTCGCGCCGGGCGCGCCCGTCACGGTCACCCTTCCGGAGCGTCCCGTGCTCGTCGCCGCCCGGACGAGCTGA
- a CDS encoding HAD-IA family hydrolase has translation MSHRTTARLPLQAVLFDMDGTLVDTERLWWEAVEQVADGLGHALTGADQPEVLGRPVEHTASWLAGVTASPAEAIAAELHREFADRVRTGIVPRPGATELLDALAREGVPTALVTASPRAVADTVLAALGAERFAVSVTADDTERTKPAPDPYLAACRALGVEPAACVAVEDTQTGVTSAESAGCAVLAVPSLAPIGPAAGRTVLSSLEEVSPALLRAMVAPAELRVLSWNLWFGGTKVDDHRAKQLKVIAETGADVVGLQETYGDAARELAEALGWHHHRAGDNLGVISRHPIVARLGDPDVGFYGGTGVRVELPGGRRVDVWSAHLDCAPYGPYEARFDGLPAAELIAHESGRLARMREILRMIADSTEPATPVVLVGDFNAPSHRDWPEVAWPVTQAAEEAGLRDSYREIHPDPVRDPGHTWSPVHTDHEDGSGRPEPQDRIDFVLHRGLTALDSRTIVSGTPRSWPDVAGNDWPSDHAAVLTAFGVPRGE, from the coding sequence GTGAGCCACCGCACCACCGCCCGACTCCCGCTCCAGGCCGTCCTGTTCGACATGGACGGCACGCTCGTGGACACCGAGCGACTGTGGTGGGAGGCGGTGGAACAGGTGGCCGACGGGCTCGGACACGCGCTCACGGGGGCCGACCAGCCCGAGGTGCTCGGACGGCCCGTCGAGCACACCGCCTCCTGGCTGGCCGGCGTCACCGCGTCCCCGGCGGAGGCGATCGCCGCCGAACTCCACCGTGAGTTCGCGGACCGCGTCCGCACCGGCATCGTGCCCCGCCCCGGGGCGACCGAACTGCTCGACGCGCTCGCCCGCGAAGGCGTCCCCACCGCCCTCGTCACCGCCTCCCCGCGCGCCGTCGCCGACACCGTGCTGGCGGCGCTCGGTGCCGAGCGCTTCGCCGTCTCCGTCACCGCCGACGACACCGAACGCACCAAGCCCGCCCCCGACCCCTACCTCGCCGCCTGCCGCGCCCTCGGCGTCGAACCCGCCGCCTGCGTCGCCGTCGAGGACACCCAGACCGGCGTCACCTCCGCCGAGTCCGCGGGCTGCGCCGTCCTCGCCGTGCCCTCGCTCGCGCCCATCGGCCCCGCCGCCGGACGCACCGTGCTCAGCAGCCTGGAGGAGGTGTCCCCGGCGCTGCTGCGTGCCATGGTCGCCCCGGCCGAGCTGCGGGTGCTGAGCTGGAACCTCTGGTTCGGCGGCACCAAGGTCGACGACCACCGCGCGAAGCAGCTCAAGGTCATCGCCGAGACGGGCGCGGACGTGGTCGGCCTCCAGGAGACGTACGGGGACGCGGCCCGCGAACTCGCCGAGGCCCTCGGCTGGCACCACCACCGGGCGGGCGACAACCTCGGCGTCATCAGCCGCCACCCGATCGTCGCGCGGCTGGGCGACCCGGACGTCGGCTTCTACGGCGGCACCGGCGTCCGCGTCGAGCTGCCCGGCGGCCGGCGGGTGGACGTGTGGAGCGCCCACCTCGACTGCGCGCCGTACGGACCCTACGAGGCCCGCTTCGACGGGCTCCCGGCCGCCGAGCTGATCGCGCACGAGAGCGGGCGACTCGCCCGGATGCGCGAGATCCTGCGGATGATCGCCGACTCCACGGAGCCGGCCACGCCGGTCGTCCTCGTCGGCGACTTCAACGCCCCCTCGCACCGGGACTGGCCCGAGGTCGCGTGGCCGGTGACGCAGGCGGCCGAGGAGGCGGGCCTGCGCGACTCCTACCGCGAGATCCACCCCGACCCGGTGCGCGACCCGGGACACACCTGGTCGCCGGTCCACACCGACCACGAGGACGGCAGCGGGCGCCCCGAACCCCAGGACCGCATCGACTTCGTCCTGCACCGCGGGCTGACCGCCCTCGACTCCCGCACCATCGTCAGCGGCACCCCGCGCTCCTGGCCCGATGTGGCGGGCAACGACTGGCCCTCCGACCACGCGGCGGTCCTCACCGCCTTCGGAGTGCCCCGCGGGGAGTGA